From one Coffea eugenioides isolate CCC68of chromosome 11, Ceug_1.0, whole genome shotgun sequence genomic stretch:
- the LOC113751668 gene encoding uncharacterized protein LOC113751668, producing MEWKRRRLNSIGSLSRAEYGISCRITASVLDLPTCLLIDIFSRLPVTTILSCKRVCKAWYTFFSSETDFANVYLSNPPFSSIVMSFGKSAFCFLELKADYNYCLPRNSPKIFRIPDGINEWTVTLFGSSNGLLCFSAYSLNKHEYKVYLCNPLLGEYAMLPLSNVEEKDSKVAYGFGFSPKTGEYKVFRILNRKWNPGKTEAQVCTIGLDNDWRVLKESAPLPHARQLMDRIYDRYRICEVTVNGALHWITDYMITGDFLYSFDIGDEKIQPVPQPRGMVVGNGRVSLGVLRGCLCIYQIAFPPVLDIWSMKEYGVVESWTKESIMESCIPPRMYRSLYLPVVIWRAGEMFMCTEYGHLFSYSLEEKRSTIVSAYLAHDHYRFAVPYAPCFLSLKNIVKAGKEQGVDTELNFVLEQNNIKDASAIKHWSTTTGIRDLPIFILLNIFSRVPSSTVISIKCVCRTWYNLISDPHFADSYFTTQQSVSLVLSNRDSICSFLELKTDCYRNAQPNIEKILETPAQFSNKRVTFIGSCNGLICLSKISHSVKKCKLYIFNPQLREYTMLPKLKIYKTCEDVYGFGYCPATGHYKVLRFHTTKRQPKTSEAQVHTIGIDYRWRTIWKCRLHPVAANWPKDLSKARFCGVTLKGALHWMVEDSHDPYFIYSFDMEEEDVHPIPSPPIIGGRGCWTSLGVLRDFLCVFHGTSNLNLDIWWMRDYGVVNSWTKESVLASYIPVGLKAGAFLPLFVWRNDEILMSTDHGALVSYCPRDSKCTVLKIEHNAGGYLTAAPHFSSFLSLKAAMKGVDLKVVKVK from the exons ATGGAGTGGAAAAGAAGAAGATTAAACTCAATTGGCTCCCTTTCACGAGCAGAATATGGGATTTCCTGCAGAATTACAGCCTCAGTTCTTGACCTTCCCACATGCCTTTTGATTGATATCTTTTCAAGGCTTCCAGTCACCACAATTCTCAGCTGCAAACGTGTTTGCAAGGCATGGTACACATTTTTTTCATCAGAAACGGATTTTGCTAATGTTTATTTATCAAACCCACCTTTCAGTAGTATTGTAATGTCCTTTGGAAAGTCtgctttttgttttcttgaactCAAAGCGGATTATAACTACTGCCTTCCCCGAAATAGTCCCAAGATTTTTCGAATCCCAGATGGGATTAATGAGTGGACCGTGACTTTGTTTGGTTCTAGCAATGGATTGCTTTGTTTTTCTGCTTATAGTTTAAATAAGCATGAGTATAAGGTGTATTTGTGTAATCCATTGCTTGGGGAATATGCTATGCTCCCTCTGTCAAATGTAGAGGAAAAAGACAGTAAGGTGGCGTATGGATTTGGGTTTAGTCCGAAAACGGGAGAGTATAAGGTGTTTAGAATTCTTAATAGGAAATGGAATCCGGGTAAGACTGAAGCTCAGGTTTGTACAATTGGCTTGGATAATGATTGGAGGGTCTTAAAGGAAAGTGCCCCTCTTCCGCATGCTAGGCAATTGATGGATCGGATATATGATAGATACCGAATTTGTGAAGTTACTGTTAATGGAGCTTTGCATTGGATAACTGATTATATGATTACGGGTGACTTCTTGTATTCATTTGACATTGGTGACGAAAAGATCCAGCCTGTTCCGCAACCTCGTGGTATGGTAGTTGGAAATGGTCGGGTGAGTTTGGGGGTTTTGAGGGGTTGCCTTTGTATCTATCAAATTGCTTTCCCTCCTGTGTTAGATATTTGGTCAATGAAGGAATATGGAGTTGTAGAATCATGGACTAAAGAGAGTATCATGGAAAGTTGCATTCCACCTCGCATGTATCGAAGCCTATATCTTCCCGTCGTAATTTGGAGAGCTGGAGAGATGTTTATGTGTACAGAATATGGGCACCTGTTTTCTTATAGTCTGGAAGAAAAGAGATCAACCATCGTCTCAGCTTATCTTGCGCATGATCATTATCGTTTTGCAGTTCCATATGCTCCGTGCTTCCTTTCGCTCAAGAATATTGTGAAGGCAGGAAAAGAGCAG GGAGTTGATACAGAGCTTAACTTTGTTCTGGAGCAAAACAACATCAAAGATGCTTCAGCAATTAAGCACTGGAGTACTACTACTGGAATTAGGGATTTGCCAATCTTCATTTTGCTGAATATTTTTTCCAGAGTCCCAAGCTCCACTGTTATATCAATCAAGTGTGTTTGCAGGACCTGGTACAACTTGATTTCAGATCCTCATTTTGCTGATAGTTACTTCACTACTCAACAATCTGTTAGTCTTGTGCTTTCCAATAGAGATTCCATTTGCTCCTTTCTTGAACTCAAAACAGATTGCTATCGCAATGCTCAACCTAACATTgaaaaaattcttgaaacacCTGCCCAGTTTTCAAATAAGAGAGTAACATTTATAGGCTCTTGTAATGGCTTGATTTGTTTATCTAAAATCTCCCATTCTGTGAAGAAGTGCaaactttatatttttaatccgCAATTGAGAGAATACACAATGCTTCCTAaactaaaaatatataaaacttGTGAAGACGTCTATGGATTTGGATATTGTCCAGCAACTGGCCATTACAAGGTCTTGAGATTTCACACTACAAAAAGGCAGCCAAAAACATCAGAAGCTCAAGTTCACACAATTGGAATTGATTATCGCTGGAGAACTATATGGAAATGCCGCCTCCATCCAGTGGCTGCAAATTGGCCTAAGGACCTTAGCAAAGCACGATTTTGTGGGGTTACTCTCAAGGGAGCTCTTCATTGGATGGTTGAAGATTCTCACGATCCTTACTTCATATATTCATTTGACATGGAAGAAGAAGATGTCCATCCAATTCCATCTCCCCCAATTATTGGAGGGAGGGGCTGTTGGACTAGTCTTGGAGTTCTACGAGATTTTCTTTGTGTATTTCATGGTACTTCCAATCTTAATTTGGATATATGGTGGATGAGAGATTATGGAGTTGTGAATTCATGGACTAAGGAAAGTGTTCTGGCAAGCTACATCCCAGTTGGTCTAAAAGCTGGTGCATTTTTACCTCTTTTTGTTTGGAGAAATGATGAGATACTGATGTCTACTGATCATGGGGCTTTAGTTTCTTATTGTCCAAGAGACAGCAAATGTACTGTACTTAAGATTGAGCATAATGCTGGTGGCTACTTGACAGCAGCTCCACATTTCTCTAGTTTTCTTTCATTGAAGGCTGCTATGAAAGGTGTAGATTTGAAGGTGGTAAAGGTGAAGTGA
- the LOC113752498 gene encoding ankyrin repeat-containing protein At5g02620-like: protein MDPQLYKAAQSGDSDVIRRYADRLDSQLTPNNNTVLHILAQFCDSSYAVEQILGINHSLLCKQNAKGDTALHVAARNRYSGVVRALIDCAKDGEKPDKHNSEGRIKMLRLTNDDKDTALHVAVRTNCYDIVELLVKQDDELPHPRNKAGESPLYLAVERGYHDIVDLILGTCKSPSYHGPHCTTALHRAAMGNSSGNA, encoded by the coding sequence ATGGATCCTCAATTATACAAAGCAGCCCAATCGGGTGATTCAGATGTTATCAGACGGTATGCAGATCGGCTTGATTCTCAGCTGACTCCGAACAATAATACAGTCCTTCACATATTAGCACAATTCTGTGACTCTTCATATGCTGTTGAGCAGATTCTTGGAATAAACCACTCCTTGCTGTGCAAACAAAATGCAAAAGGTGATACTGCCCTGCATGTAGCTGCTAGAAACCGGTACTCTGGTGTCGTGCGAGCTCTTATTGATTGCGCAAAAGATGGTGAAAAGCCTGACAAACATAACTCTGAAGGGAGGATAAAGATGCTGAGACTGACTAATGACGATAAAGACACAGCCCTGCACGTGGCTGTAAGGACAAACTGCTACGACATTGTGGAACTCTTGGTAAAACAAGATGATGAGCTTCCACACCCCCGGAACAAGGCAGGGGAGAGCCCTCTTTATCTTGCTGTTGAGAGGGGATATCATGATATTGTGGATCTGATTTTAGGAACTTGTAAATCACCATCTTATCATGGTCCTCATTGTACAACGGCCTTGCATCGTGCAGCAATGGGGAACTCCTCAGGTAATGCTTAG